One Desulfobulbus propionicus DSM 2032 DNA segment encodes these proteins:
- the meaB gene encoding methylmalonyl Co-A mutase-associated GTPase MeaB produces MHKDPSYYIQGVLDNNRLMLARTITLVESILPSHQEIAKHVINELLPYTGKAVRLGITGVPGAGKSTFIESFGTMLTGMGHRVAVLAIDPSSTRSGGSILGDKTRMEKLAVNDMAFIRPSPSGGSLGGVARKTRETMLICEAAGFDVIIVETVGVGQSETTVASMVDFFLVLQIAGAGDELQGIKKGVLEVADAIVVNKADGDNVSRAKLAKRQYETALHLVTPSSPNWTPPVMTCSALEEVGLAEVWETINNHKQIMTASGELDKKRQDQAMSWMWFLVNEGLERWFYQHPEIQKLLPGVRKSVEDGRMAPTRAADELVAILGKDLLL; encoded by the coding sequence ATGCATAAAGATCCCAGTTACTATATCCAGGGCGTATTGGATAATAACCGCCTGATGCTTGCCCGCACCATCACCTTGGTCGAAAGCATCCTGCCCTCGCATCAGGAGATTGCCAAACATGTGATCAATGAACTGCTGCCCTATACCGGCAAAGCGGTGCGGCTGGGTATTACCGGCGTTCCCGGAGCTGGCAAGAGCACATTCATTGAGAGCTTTGGCACCATGCTCACTGGAATGGGACACCGGGTAGCCGTTCTGGCCATTGATCCCAGCAGTACCCGCAGCGGCGGTTCCATCCTTGGCGACAAGACCCGAATGGAAAAACTGGCGGTCAACGACATGGCCTTCATCCGCCCCTCGCCATCAGGCGGCAGCCTGGGCGGCGTGGCCAGAAAAACGCGGGAAACCATGTTGATCTGCGAGGCAGCCGGCTTTGATGTGATCATCGTCGAAACCGTGGGGGTGGGCCAATCAGAGACCACCGTTGCCTCGATGGTCGATTTTTTCCTGGTGTTGCAGATCGCCGGTGCAGGCGACGAACTCCAGGGAATCAAAAAAGGCGTGCTTGAAGTCGCTGATGCCATCGTGGTCAACAAGGCGGATGGTGACAATGTCAGCCGGGCCAAGCTGGCCAAGCGCCAATATGAAACAGCCCTTCACTTGGTCACCCCCTCTTCACCAAACTGGACACCTCCGGTCATGACCTGCAGCGCCCTTGAGGAAGTTGGCTTGGCGGAGGTATGGGAGACGATCAACAACCACAAGCAGATCATGACCGCTTCCGGCGAATTGGACAAGAAACGCCAGGATCAGGCCATGTCGTGGATGTGGTTCTTGGTCAATGAAGGATTGGAACGTTGGTTCTACCAGCACCCAGAGATTCAGAAACTGTTACCCGGAGTCAGAAAAAGCGTCGAGGACGGCCGCATGGCACCCACCCGGGCCGCCGATGAACTGGTTGCCATTCTCGGCAAGGACCTGTTGCTGTAG
- the dnaX gene encoding DNA polymerase III subunit gamma/tau: MSYLVLARKSRPQTFAEVVGQKAVVRTLQNALAQQRVAQALIFSGVRGTGKTTLARIMAKALNCEQGPATEPCNLCRSCRDIADGASIDLQEVDGASNRGIQEIRELKEKIRFMPTSSRYKIIIIDEVHMLTTEAFNALLKTLEEPPDHVYFMFATTELHKVPVTILSRCQRYELKRLGHRELAAHFTRLAEQEGVRMEPAAVDMIVREAGGSVRDGLSLLDQIFSYCGQEVRAEEVVEVLGLVSHQLIADLGSALLNGDLGAVYVLLDQMYLHGTDIKRFSNDLLQWFRDLVVCKVSKHSGQFLEVTEDEQAALEQTAASYSLETISALFNLLLEGLEKVSVSQQPRLTLELTFIRAVQFRDVVPVAELISRFDRLLEGASPDLPAVSPTPLRQATAASPSPKPPPRSSSPPTAQAAVPARSTAASVSSSPQPPTGMTTREPLSPPEPDKTSPLPAAVATNPPPATPSDAANGQSSPSGATEPRTQVEEAQPPSPAPPKKKVRQHWEGFVQYVRERQRWIAAALQMAASVECNGKELIIHFDDSAECTMLKQRNNVKALTEFLLDFFQEELSVQFAVPGSNACAVDPANGLAPQHERRALANDPLVLTALDVFTGQVGDIRIGSGYRAHTTPTAPRTGEEAYPSVEE, encoded by the coding sequence TTGTCCTACCTTGTTCTTGCCAGAAAATCCCGCCCCCAGACCTTTGCCGAAGTCGTCGGCCAGAAAGCAGTGGTCCGAACGTTACAAAATGCCCTGGCCCAGCAGCGTGTCGCCCAGGCGCTGATTTTCAGCGGCGTACGTGGCACGGGCAAAACCACCTTGGCCCGGATCATGGCCAAAGCCCTGAACTGCGAGCAGGGGCCGGCCACTGAGCCCTGCAACCTCTGCCGCTCATGCAGGGACATCGCCGACGGGGCCAGCATCGATCTCCAGGAAGTGGATGGCGCCTCTAACCGCGGCATTCAGGAGATTCGCGAACTGAAGGAAAAAATCCGTTTCATGCCCACCAGTTCGCGCTACAAGATCATTATCATTGACGAAGTGCACATGTTGACCACCGAGGCCTTCAACGCCCTGCTGAAGACCCTGGAGGAACCGCCCGACCATGTGTATTTCATGTTCGCCACCACCGAACTGCACAAGGTCCCGGTAACCATTCTTTCCCGCTGCCAACGCTACGAGCTCAAGCGTCTGGGGCATCGAGAACTGGCTGCCCACTTCACCCGCCTGGCCGAACAGGAGGGCGTGCGGATGGAACCCGCGGCGGTCGACATGATCGTGCGCGAGGCTGGGGGCAGTGTGCGCGACGGCCTCAGTCTCCTGGATCAGATTTTTTCCTATTGTGGCCAGGAAGTGCGGGCCGAAGAGGTGGTCGAGGTCTTGGGTCTGGTCAGTCACCAGCTGATCGCCGATCTCGGATCCGCCCTGCTCAACGGCGATCTCGGTGCGGTTTACGTCCTGCTTGATCAGATGTATCTCCATGGAACCGACATCAAGCGCTTCAGCAACGATTTGTTACAGTGGTTTCGTGACCTGGTGGTGTGCAAGGTCAGCAAACATTCCGGTCAATTCCTCGAGGTGACCGAGGATGAGCAAGCAGCCCTGGAGCAAACCGCGGCTTCCTATTCCTTGGAAACCATTTCGGCGCTGTTCAATCTGCTCCTCGAAGGACTGGAAAAGGTTTCTGTGTCACAGCAACCGCGCCTGACCCTGGAGTTGACTTTTATCCGTGCGGTGCAATTCCGCGATGTGGTGCCGGTGGCCGAATTGATCAGTCGATTTGATCGGTTACTGGAGGGCGCCTCCCCCGATCTTCCAGCCGTGTCGCCAACACCTCTCCGGCAAGCCACCGCAGCTTCGCCATCTCCCAAGCCGCCACCACGCTCTTCTTCCCCGCCCACAGCGCAAGCCGCCGTCCCGGCACGGTCAACCGCCGCATCGGTGTCATCGTCACCGCAACCACCGACCGGGATGACGACCCGCGAGCCTCTCAGTCCACCGGAGCCGGACAAGACCTCCCCGCTGCCTGCCGCCGTCGCGACCAATCCTCCCCCAGCAACGCCTTCGGACGCTGCAAACGGACAGTCTTCGCCATCGGGCGCCACCGAGCCGCGCACCCAGGTGGAGGAAGCGCAACCACCATCTCCCGCCCCCCCCAAAAAAAAGGTCCGCCAACATTGGGAGGGCTTTGTCCAGTATGTGCGTGAACGCCAACGCTGGATCGCGGCGGCCCTGCAGATGGCCGCCTCGGTGGAATGCAACGGCAAGGAACTGATCATCCATTTTGACGACAGCGCCGAGTGCACCATGCTCAAGCAGCGCAACAACGTCAAGGCGCTGACCGAATTTCTCCTCGATTTTTTTCAAGAAGAACTCTCTGTCCAGTTTGCCGTGCCCGGTTCCAATGCCTGCGCGGTCGATCCGGCCAACGGTCTTGCGCCCCAACATGAACGCCGCGCCTTGGCCAACGATCCACTGGTGCTCACCGCGCTCGATGTCTTCACCGGTCAGGTCGGTGATATTCGCATCGGTTCCGGATACCGCGCACATACCACGCCCACGGCACCCAGGACCGGCGAGGAAGCATACCCATCGGTCGAGGAGTAG
- a CDS encoding YbaB/EbfC family nucleoid-associated protein: protein MNMSELMKQAQQFQERLATVQNELGGKQVTGSAGAGMVTATVNGKGELLEIVIEQALVQPDNTQMLQDLIVAAVNDGLNKAKELGKAEMGRLTGGLNIPGLF, encoded by the coding sequence ATGAACATGAGTGAGCTGATGAAACAGGCGCAGCAGTTCCAGGAAAGACTGGCAACCGTGCAAAACGAGTTGGGCGGCAAACAGGTGACCGGTTCCGCCGGTGCCGGCATGGTCACGGCCACGGTCAACGGTAAGGGAGAACTGCTTGAGATCGTCATTGAACAAGCATTGGTTCAGCCGGACAACACCCAGATGCTGCAGGACTTGATTGTCGCCGCAGTCAACGACGGCCTGAACAAAGCCAAGGAGCTGGGCAAGGCGGAGATGGGCCGCTTGACCGGTGGTCTTAACATACCAGGTCTGTTCTGA
- the recR gene encoding recombination mediator RecR — MQIIPPALERLIADLTRLPGIGRKTATRLALYILRRPAAEGRNLAHDLMVLHDTIHLCHQCFTFSETDPCAICGNPGRDSRLVCVVEEPGDQIAIEKTGVFRGTYHILHGVIAPMDGIGPDELKIRELRQRVASGQVDEVLIATSSTVPGEATASYLAEMLQDTKVRLSRLACGIPMGMDIKYADEHTLARAVESRQSVPGRT; from the coding sequence ATGCAGATCATTCCCCCGGCCCTGGAGCGATTGATCGCCGACCTGACCCGGTTGCCGGGAATCGGCCGCAAAACAGCCACTCGGCTCGCCTTGTACATCCTGCGACGGCCAGCGGCGGAGGGCAGAAATCTCGCCCACGACCTGATGGTGCTCCATGACACCATCCACCTCTGCCACCAGTGTTTCACCTTCTCCGAAACCGATCCCTGCGCGATTTGCGGCAATCCCGGGCGGGATTCACGACTAGTGTGCGTGGTCGAGGAGCCGGGCGATCAGATCGCCATCGAGAAAACCGGCGTGTTCCGCGGCACCTACCACATCCTTCACGGGGTGATCGCCCCCATGGACGGTATAGGTCCCGACGAGCTGAAAATACGCGAGTTGCGGCAACGGGTTGCCTCCGGTCAGGTCGACGAGGTGTTGATCGCCACCAGTTCCACGGTCCCCGGTGAAGCCACCGCCTCCTATCTCGCCGAAATGCTGCAGGATACCAAGGTCCGCCTCAGTCGTCTGGCCTGTGGTATTCCCATGGGCATGGACATCAAGTATGCCGACGAACACACCTTGGCCAGGGCTGTCGAATCCCGCCAATCGGTGCCTGGACGAACCTGA
- a CDS encoding sulfite exporter TauE/SafE family protein, producing the protein MTIEIVLMYLVVGLIAGVLAGLLGVGGGVVIVPMLVFCFAKQGVQPDQIMHLALGTSLASIIFTSISSFMSHHRRGAVEWTIVRRIVPGILIGTFLGTFIAARLSTGFLKTFFCVFLYCVATQMLLNKKPKASRELPQTAGMFGVGSTIGVVSALVGIGGGSLSVPFMIWCNVPAHLAVGTSAAIGFPIAIAGAFGFMVNNLHGSGLPAYSLGYVYLPALIGIVCTSIFTAPLGAKLAHALPVDKLKRLFALFLYAVATRMVWSMMS; encoded by the coding sequence ATGACCATTGAAATTGTGTTGATGTATCTGGTGGTGGGATTGATTGCCGGAGTATTGGCCGGTCTGCTGGGGGTGGGCGGCGGCGTGGTGATCGTGCCGATGCTGGTTTTCTGTTTCGCCAAGCAGGGCGTACAGCCGGATCAGATCATGCATCTGGCCTTGGGCACCTCGCTGGCCAGCATCATCTTCACCTCCATCTCCAGCTTCATGTCCCATCATCGGCGGGGCGCGGTGGAATGGACCATTGTTCGACGGATCGTGCCCGGTATCCTGATCGGCACCTTTCTCGGCACCTTCATTGCCGCGCGGCTGTCCACCGGTTTTCTCAAAACCTTTTTCTGCGTGTTTCTCTATTGCGTGGCCACGCAGATGCTGCTCAACAAAAAGCCCAAGGCCTCGCGCGAGCTGCCGCAAACAGCAGGTATGTTCGGCGTTGGTTCGACCATCGGTGTGGTGTCGGCCCTGGTTGGCATCGGCGGCGGATCGCTGTCCGTGCCCTTCATGATCTGGTGCAATGTCCCGGCTCATCTGGCTGTCGGCACCTCGGCGGCCATCGGCTTTCCCATTGCCATCGCCGGCGCATTCGGTTTCATGGTCAACAACCTGCATGGCAGTGGCCTGCCAGCCTACAGCCTTGGCTATGTCTATCTGCCGGCTCTAATCGGTATTGTCTGCACTTCGATTTTCACCGCCCCACTGGGGGCCAAGCTGGCCCATGCGTTACCGGTCGACAAGCTCAAACGGCTCTTTGCCCTGTTTCTCTACGCCGTCGCCACCAGGATGGTATGGAGCATGATGAGTTAA
- a CDS encoding FadR/GntR family transcriptional regulator, with the protein MPATKEEKKYAYRAIIDRIESMIADGELAPGDRLPPERKLAESLGVSRGSLRQAFHILAERGIIESRQGDGTYLLAPLGGGCSAEAILDAIGEQSGFVHDIIEFRQMIEPLIAALAARRITPEALGRLKIVACDQQRAVIAGREEDSLDAEFHRLLAAGTGNQVVIQVMTTIQSILNESRSTWLQTSARRHASVEGHLRIIDALEAGDAEAAGAAMHDHLAEIERAIFDEPPTE; encoded by the coding sequence ATGCCGGCAACCAAAGAGGAAAAAAAATACGCGTATCGGGCGATTATTGACCGGATTGAGTCAATGATCGCCGATGGGGAGCTTGCCCCGGGCGATCGGCTACCCCCGGAACGAAAGTTGGCCGAATCGTTGGGGGTGTCGCGCGGCAGTCTCAGGCAGGCATTTCACATCCTGGCCGAGCGGGGGATCATCGAGAGTCGGCAGGGTGACGGAACCTATCTGCTCGCTCCTTTGGGGGGGGGCTGTTCCGCCGAAGCGATTCTTGATGCCATCGGCGAGCAGAGCGGTTTTGTACATGATATCATAGAGTTTCGCCAGATGATCGAGCCGCTGATCGCCGCCTTGGCCGCACGGCGGATAACCCCGGAGGCTCTTGGCCGTCTCAAGATCGTGGCCTGTGATCAGCAGCGCGCCGTGATCGCCGGCCGGGAAGAAGATAGCCTGGACGCTGAATTTCATCGCCTGCTGGCCGCCGGTACCGGCAACCAGGTCGTGATTCAGGTGATGACCACCATTCAGTCGATTCTCAACGAGAGCCGATCCACCTGGCTGCAGACGAGCGCGCGCCGCCACGCTTCAGTGGAAGGGCACCTGCGAATCATTGATGCCCTGGAGGCCGGCGACGCCGAGGCGGCGGGCGCGGCCATGCACGATCATCTGGCCGAGATCGAACGCGCTATTTTTGACGAGCCGCCCACTGAATGA
- a CDS encoding LTA synthase family protein, with protein MIGAAHDLWNPQCTSSSNLNRLLPIPFNGINGISAARDSVVVDFPLFHPIADGCSGLAKVFSPAMNRFSPLRPSGRLHAKMWFISFFSLLTVCFMPLLWRMVHSGVSQPLGLLSDGTLGLLLLLFLTHISRWLRIVAILPWAIFQLVAFELMAAMQRLPNWSDLQYLKDLKFLDNSMAGFSPTSPLLTGLLLTTVLLSLLPPIKLHPLPPIRTLTFVVMLATGYGMLSSHSAHQGVLERYSPLHWLITDALIHRFIPATSPQTIPPPTGLTALDLNGRPLLTAGKAKNVLVVVLEGIPGLYYPEIARTMGVTSDKQEMPLFAASTDDAMLVPDFAVHSHQTIRGLYAMLCGDYSKLSWSTPKAFELQHNQSRAQDCLPAQLAAQGWSTHFLQGANLGFMGKDRVMPMIGFQEVHGNEWFTEPNPFPFEWGTVDSVFFHGAWQYIVGLQAQQQPWMLTLLTVGTHQPYAVSDEVADHYPSKKAAAVAQLDQALAPFIAQLRREGVLEDTLVIITSDESHGANLGRWVSSWGLAVILAPEHLPRIKHGGHGLVDMTASVLDYFGLQPPSTLSGRSVFRDYDAPREMISYTASEKRYHTSENVLYVCSDDGLCRMGKASSILGSYALQPLPRKENARRHDYLTSFSSTLDKSLSAPQGNRRLKFASGELRPLPETMTSEWADNLIGAQYLDFPKNSQVHVSIKVKAIDASRNGIALKLLFKQSDTPVNEIASPQFPILYTGEEHRVEFTFDNPHPRQSFSFHLVGEGKDSIIQLDEFDVAVDEETIENT; from the coding sequence TTGATAGGCGCAGCGCACGATCTCTGGAACCCGCAGTGCACTTCCTCCTCCAACCTAAACCGGTTGCTTCCCATCCCGTTCAATGGTATCAATGGTATATCTGCCGCTCGAGATTCTGTTGTCGTTGATTTTCCGCTGTTCCATCCCATCGCGGATGGGTGCAGCGGTCTTGCCAAGGTGTTTAGTCCCGCCATGAATAGGTTTTCTCCCCTCCGCCCTTCAGGTCGTCTTCATGCCAAGATGTGGTTTATCTCCTTCTTTTCCCTGTTAACCGTCTGTTTTATGCCTTTGCTCTGGCGCATGGTTCATTCCGGTGTCAGTCAACCCCTCGGTCTCCTCTCCGATGGAACGCTGGGCCTCCTGCTCCTGCTGTTCCTGACGCATATCTCTCGTTGGTTGCGCATTGTCGCTATCCTGCCGTGGGCCATCTTTCAACTGGTCGCCTTCGAACTGATGGCCGCGATGCAACGCTTGCCCAACTGGTCCGATCTGCAGTATCTGAAGGACTTGAAATTCCTCGACAACAGCATGGCCGGGTTTTCGCCCACCTCACCCCTGTTGACAGGGTTGCTGCTGACAACCGTCCTGCTGAGTTTGCTTCCGCCAATCAAACTCCACCCCCTGCCCCCGATACGCACGCTGACATTCGTGGTTATGCTGGCAACCGGGTATGGGATGCTCAGTTCTCACTCGGCTCACCAGGGCGTACTGGAGCGCTACTCCCCCCTGCACTGGCTGATCACCGACGCTCTCATCCATCGATTCATTCCCGCCACGTCTCCCCAGACCATTCCCCCACCCACAGGCCTGACCGCACTGGATCTAAATGGCAGGCCGTTGTTGACTGCGGGCAAGGCAAAGAATGTGCTCGTCGTGGTGCTGGAAGGAATCCCAGGATTGTATTACCCCGAGATAGCCCGAACAATGGGCGTGACCTCAGATAAACAGGAGATGCCGCTCTTTGCCGCCAGCACGGACGACGCTATGCTCGTTCCCGATTTTGCCGTACACAGCCATCAGACAATCCGCGGTCTCTATGCCATGCTCTGCGGCGATTACAGCAAACTGTCGTGGAGCACGCCCAAGGCTTTTGAACTGCAACACAATCAATCCCGAGCCCAGGATTGCCTTCCCGCTCAATTGGCGGCTCAGGGCTGGAGCACCCATTTTCTTCAGGGCGCCAACCTCGGCTTCATGGGCAAGGATCGGGTCATGCCGATGATCGGTTTCCAGGAGGTACACGGCAACGAATGGTTTACAGAACCCAACCCCTTCCCTTTTGAATGGGGGACGGTGGACTCAGTCTTTTTCCATGGAGCATGGCAGTATATTGTCGGCTTGCAGGCTCAGCAGCAGCCGTGGATGCTTACCCTACTGACCGTCGGCACCCATCAACCCTATGCCGTGTCGGATGAAGTAGCGGATCACTATCCATCGAAGAAAGCGGCGGCGGTGGCCCAGTTGGACCAAGCCCTCGCCCCTTTTATCGCTCAACTGCGTCGCGAAGGGGTACTTGAGGATACTCTGGTGATCATCACCTCCGATGAATCCCATGGCGCCAACCTCGGCCGCTGGGTCAGCAGTTGGGGGCTAGCGGTCATCCTCGCCCCCGAACACCTTCCCCGGATCAAACACGGCGGACACGGCCTAGTCGATATGACCGCTTCGGTCCTTGATTATTTCGGTCTACAGCCACCATCGACCCTAAGCGGACGAAGTGTGTTCCGTGACTATGACGCCCCCCGGGAGATGATCTCATACACCGCCTCCGAGAAGCGCTACCATACAAGCGAAAACGTACTGTATGTCTGTTCCGACGATGGCCTATGCAGGATGGGCAAAGCGTCTAGCATACTTGGCTCGTATGCGCTGCAACCCTTGCCGAGAAAAGAAAATGCTCGCAGGCACGATTATCTCACGTCCTTTTCCTCGACCCTGGACAAAAGTTTATCCGCACCTCAAGGAAATAGACGCCTAAAGTTTGCCAGCGGTGAACTGCGCCCCCTGCCCGAGACGATGACCAGTGAATGGGCCGACAATCTTATCGGCGCTCAATATCTTGATTTTCCAAAGAATTCACAGGTACATGTCTCCATCAAAGTGAAAGCTATTGACGCTTCCCGCAACGGTATTGCCTTGAAATTGCTGTTCAAACAAAGCGACACGCCCGTGAATGAAATTGCCTCGCCACAATTTCCTATTCTCTATACCGGGGAAGAGCACCGGGTTGAATTCACATTCGACAATCCGCACCCGCGGCAATCATTTTCTTTTCACCTCGTGGGCGAAGGAAAAGACAGCATTATTCAACTCGATGAGTTTGACGTTGCCGTGGATGAAGAGACCATTGAAAATACCTAA
- a CDS encoding NifU family protein gives MEQLQETVIKVLAQIRPTLQRDGGDVEFVELGPDQILKVRLTGACQGCPMSRITLKEGIEKFVKGELPTIRAVEAVE, from the coding sequence ATGGAACAATTGCAGGAAACCGTTATAAAAGTGCTGGCGCAAATCCGTCCCACCCTGCAACGGGACGGAGGCGACGTCGAGTTCGTCGAACTCGGACCGGATCAGATCCTCAAGGTCCGGCTCACCGGGGCTTGCCAGGGCTGCCCCATGTCCCGCATCACCCTGAAGGAGGGCATCGAGAAGTTCGTCAAGGGCGAACTCCCGACCATCCGGGCCGTAGAGGCGGTCGAATAG
- a CDS encoding cell wall hydrolase: protein MPLGFVESLLWLSLNVYHESRGEPEIGQLAVAHVTLNRALENNATIADVILAPNQFSWTFQKKSYVPLEINPLQESLRVALKAMTTPDFTSGSTFYHHVTVDPKWVVGKSYIGQYGSHKFYRDSDPPISATAF from the coding sequence ATGCCGCTTGGTTTTGTCGAAAGTCTGCTCTGGTTGAGCCTCAACGTCTACCATGAATCGCGCGGGGAGCCGGAAATCGGTCAGTTGGCCGTGGCCCATGTCACCCTCAATCGTGCCCTTGAAAATAACGCAACAATTGCCGATGTTATTCTGGCACCCAATCAGTTCAGCTGGACCTTTCAAAAAAAATCCTACGTCCCGCTTGAAATCAATCCGTTGCAGGAGAGTCTTCGGGTTGCCCTCAAGGCCATGACCACGCCGGATTTCACCAGCGGTTCCACCTTTTATCATCACGTCACCGTTGACCCGAAATGGGTGGTCGGCAAATCGTACATCGGCCAGTATGGTTCGCATAAATTTTACCGCGACAGCGATCCACCGATTTCGGCTACTGCCTTTTAA
- the thiS gene encoding sulfur carrier protein ThiS: MDLFVNGVKETAEPCTIDQLVARKGLAPGALVVELNQQIIKQEQWSITPLKDGDRLELLSFVGGG, from the coding sequence ATGGACCTGTTCGTTAACGGAGTCAAGGAAACCGCAGAGCCCTGTACCATCGATCAACTGGTGGCGCGCAAGGGGCTGGCGCCGGGGGCGCTGGTGGTGGAATTGAACCAGCAGATTATCAAACAGGAGCAGTGGTCGATCACGCCACTCAAGGACGGCGACCGGTTGGAACTGCTCAGTTTTGTCGGTGGAGGCTGA
- a CDS encoding thiazole synthase yields MNDDVLTLGGRTFTNRLLTGTGKFASHAQIPRMLAASGSQMITVALRRIDTTAQSENILDYIPKKVTLLPNTSGARTAEQAVRIARIAREAGCGDFIKIEVITDMKYLMPDNWETLKATEILAKEGFIVLPYVLPDLPLAKRLENAGAAAVMPLGAPIGTNRGLETRPLIELLIDNCTVPIVVDAGIGKPSQAAAAMEMGADAVLVNTAIATAKDPEAMGRAFDLAVRAGRAAYLAQLAEESTLARASSPLTGFLDE; encoded by the coding sequence ATGAACGATGACGTATTGACCCTTGGTGGCCGGACGTTTACCAACCGGTTGCTCACCGGCACCGGCAAATTTGCGTCCCATGCCCAAATTCCCCGGATGCTGGCGGCCAGCGGCTCGCAGATGATCACTGTGGCCCTGCGCCGCATCGACACCACCGCCCAGTCGGAAAACATCCTCGATTATATTCCCAAGAAGGTGACCCTCTTGCCCAACACCTCGGGTGCGCGGACGGCGGAACAGGCGGTGCGTATCGCCCGCATCGCCCGCGAGGCCGGTTGCGGCGACTTCATCAAGATCGAGGTGATCACCGACATGAAGTACCTGATGCCGGACAACTGGGAGACGCTCAAGGCCACCGAGATTCTGGCCAAGGAGGGGTTCATCGTCCTGCCTTACGTGCTGCCCGATCTGCCGCTGGCCAAACGGCTGGAGAATGCGGGGGCCGCCGCGGTCATGCCGCTGGGCGCTCCGATCGGCACCAATCGGGGCCTGGAAACCCGGCCGCTGATCGAGCTGTTGATCGACAACTGCACCGTGCCCATCGTGGTCGACGCCGGCATCGGCAAGCCCTCCCAGGCGGCGGCGGCCATGGAGATGGGGGCCGACGCGGTGCTGGTCAACACCGCCATTGCCACCGCCAAGGATCCGGAAGCCATGGGACGCGCCTTTGACCTGGCGGTTCGGGCCGGCCGGGCCGCCTATCTGGCGCAACTAGCGGAAGAATCGACCCTGGCCCGGGCCTCGTCGCCGCTCACCGGTTTTCTGGACGAATAA
- the thiH gene encoding 2-iminoacetate synthase ThiH: MSYFEVVEQYNGFDFAGFFNGVTEAAIERSLAKNNPGAMDFLTLLSPRAAGHLEAMARKAHQLTVQYFGRTIQMFIPLYISNHCNNGCAYCGFNHKNPILRRKLSLEEIEAEAKAIARTGMQHVLFLTGEAHHITPMTYLVDAARLLKRHFASVAIEVYPLAVEEYRQLHEAGVDGMTMFQETYDQAVYKRVHLAGKKMDYHWRLNAPERAAQGGMRVVNLGALLGLAEPRSEIFFTGLHARYLENKFLDTEVAISLPRFNEAEGDFQPDYLVDDRTFVQFMTALRIFLPRAGITISTRENAAFRDRILPLGATRFSAGSSTGVGGYTEIKVEQTPQFEITDNRSVDEVAQAIVAHGYQPIYKDWDRIE; this comes from the coding sequence ATGTCCTATTTTGAGGTAGTCGAACAGTACAACGGCTTTGATTTTGCCGGTTTTTTCAACGGGGTGACCGAGGCGGCCATCGAGCGGAGCCTGGCCAAAAACAACCCAGGGGCGATGGATTTTCTCACCCTGCTCAGTCCCAGGGCGGCCGGACATTTGGAGGCCATGGCCCGCAAGGCCCATCAATTAACGGTACAGTATTTCGGTCGCACCATCCAGATGTTCATCCCGCTCTACATCTCCAACCACTGCAACAACGGCTGCGCTTACTGCGGCTTCAACCACAAAAACCCCATCCTGCGGCGCAAGTTGAGCCTGGAAGAGATCGAGGCCGAGGCCAAAGCCATTGCCCGCACCGGCATGCAGCATGTGCTCTTTCTCACCGGCGAGGCCCATCACATCACCCCCATGACCTATCTGGTCGATGCCGCCCGGCTGCTGAAACGACATTTTGCCTCGGTGGCCATCGAGGTCTATCCGCTGGCGGTCGAGGAATACCGGCAGCTGCACGAGGCCGGGGTCGACGGCATGACCATGTTCCAGGAGACCTACGACCAGGCGGTCTACAAGCGGGTGCACCTGGCCGGCAAAAAGATGGACTACCATTGGCGGCTCAACGCGCCCGAACGGGCGGCTCAAGGAGGCATGCGGGTGGTCAATCTCGGTGCCCTGCTGGGACTGGCCGAACCGCGTAGCGAGATCTTCTTCACCGGCCTGCACGCCCGCTACCTGGAAAACAAGTTCCTCGACACCGAGGTGGCCATTTCTCTGCCGCGCTTCAATGAAGCCGAGGGCGACTTCCAGCCCGACTACCTGGTGGACGACAGGACCTTTGTCCAGTTCATGACCGCCCTGCGCATCTTTCTGCCGCGCGCCGGTATCACCATCTCCACCCGGGAAAATGCCGCCTTCCGCGACCGCATCCTGCCGCTCGGCGCCACCCGTTTCTCGGCTGGTTCGAGCACGGGGGTGGGCGGCTACACCGAGATCAAGGTCGAGCAGACGCCCCAGTTCGAGATCACCGACAACCGCAGTGTCGATGAGGTGGCCCAGGCCATCGTCGCCCACGGCTATCAGCCGATCTATAAAGATTGGGATCGGATCGAATGA